The following coding sequences lie in one Rutidosis leptorrhynchoides isolate AG116_Rl617_1_P2 chromosome 6, CSIRO_AGI_Rlap_v1, whole genome shotgun sequence genomic window:
- the LOC139853554 gene encoding 26S proteasome non-ATPase regulatory subunit 1 homolog A-like translates to MATSSTPMVTSSTPMVTSACGLLAMLSEVHPLLKYHALTNLNAFIHQLWPEISASVPIMYFSFAWRESVRRHEQFEHRQLAALLVSKVFYYLEELNDSLSYALGAGSLFDVFEESDYVHTLVAKAIDEYIALKSKSAESSDADPRLETIVERMIDKCIIDGKYKQAMGTAIECRRLDKLMEAISKSDSVHGALAYCMKVSHAFVKRREYLREILLLVRKYEELPSPDHLNMCQCYMFLDQPEDVARILQKLLRYEDRDVAIMAYQIAFDLIENEQHVFLLSVRDWVSKDLFEIDVSETDTTESENPSSSENSSASENSDASENSDASEDIEMADETQTPDYIEPELDFYEVTYQTRSDKLKEILSGKLPILWNHVFLAIHKRSDLRVLELAKNSIVMQKFFSLEKKTRSMNVCLNATICANALMHAGTSMDKFLRLNFVLEDWVSGATKWAEFTAIASLGVIHLGDLISGWQMMSPHLPETAIGDLPSSYSEAGALYALGLIYVNHGESIKQRLHDSLRRTDDEVVKHGACLGLGLSALGTADDVIYTELKSVLDTESAVAGEAAGISMGLLMVGTPSSDKASEMLMYARKTPHEKITRGLALGIALTVYERQEEADTLIEQMTLDQCPIIRYGGMIALGLAYSGTINSKAIRKLLHFVASDASQDVKRTAALSLGFVLYSEPEQVDTHFSFKFIQGSRRTRSRRPRFDFFWFLIHKCLLQ, encoded by the exons ATGGCGACCTCCTCTACACCTATGGTGACCTCCTCTACACCTATGGTGACCTCGGCCTGTGGTTTATTAGCGATGCTTAGCGAAGTTCATCCGTTACTCAAATATCACGCGCTCACGAATCTGAATGCTTTTATCCATCAATTGTGGCCTGAGATCTCAGCTAGCGTTCCTATCAT GTATTTTAGCTTTGCTTGG AGAGAGTCTGTACGAAGACACGAACAATTTGAACATAGACAGTTGGCTGCTTTACTTGTTTCGAAG GTCTTCTATTACTTGGAAGAGCTTAATGACTCGTTATCGTATGCCCTTGGAGCTGGCAGTTTATTTGATGTTTTTGAGGAATCCGACTATGTTCATACTCTAGTAG CCAAAGCTATTGATGAGTACATAGCTCTGAAATCAAAGTCAGCAGAATCATCTGATGCGGACCCTAGACTCGAAACAATTGTCGAGAGAATGATAGACAA GTGTATAATCGACGGGAAATATAAACAAGCAATGGGGACGGCAATTGAATGTCGTAGGCTGGATAAGCTCATGGAAGCAATTAGCAAGAGTGATAGCGTTCATGGAGCTTTGGCTTATTGCATGAAAGTATCTCATGCATTCGTCAAACGTAGAGAATATCTTCGTGAG ATACTTCTTCTTGTCAGAAAATATGAGGAACTGCCATCTCCAGATCACTTAAACATGTGCCAGTGCTACATGTTTCTTGATCAACCTGAAGACGTTGCAAGAATACTTCAGAAACTTCTGCGGTATGAAGACAGAGATGTTGCAATAATGGCATATCAGATTGCCTTTGATCTCATTGAGAATGAGCAGCACGTTTTTTTGTTGAGTGTGAGAGATTGGGTGTCGAAAGATCTCTTTGAGATTGATGTCTCTGAGACAGATACCACCGAAAGCGAAAATCCATCTTCAAGCGAAAATTCATCGGCCAGCGAAAATTCTGATGCAAGCGAAAATTCTGATGCGTCAGAGGACATTGAAATGGCTGATGAAACCCAAACACCGGATTACATTGAGCCTGAATTAGATTTTTATGAAGTTACCTATCAGACAAGGTCGGACAAGTTGAAAGAAATTCTATCCGGGAAACTTCCGATTCTGTGGAATCATGTATTCTTAGCGATTCACAAAAG GTCGGATCTGCGTGTACTTGAGCTGGCAAAGAATTCTATAGTGATGCAGAAGTTTTTCTCACTCGAGAAGAAGACGAGGAGCATGAATGTTTGCCTCAATGCGACTATATGCGCCAACGCACTTATGCATGCTGGAACAAGCATGGATAAATTTTTGAGGTTGAATTTCGTACTTGAGGATTGGGTGAGCGGAGCCACAAAATGGGCCGAGTTCACGGCGATAGCGAGCCTGGGTGTGATTCACCTAGGTGACTTGATAAGTGGGTGGCAAATGATGTCTCCTCACCTTCCTGAAACCGCAATTGGTGATTTACCTAGCTCTTATTCTGAAGCTGGTGCGCTCTATGCTTTGGGTTTAATCTATGTGAACCACGGAGAAAGCATCAAACAGCGTTTACATGATAGTCTACGCAGAACGGATGATGAG GTTGTTAAGCACGGTGCTTGCTTAGGTCTAGGCCTATCTGCTCTAGGGACTGCCGATGATGTCATTTATACAGAGCTAAAGAGTGTCCTTGACACTGAAAGTGCGGTTGCCGGTGAAGCTGCAGGTATTAGCATGGGTTTATTGATGGTTGGAACTCCTAGTAGTGACAAAGCATCCGAGATGCTGATGTATGCTCGTAAGACACCGCATGAAAAGATTACCAG GGGTTTAGCATTAGGTATTGCCCTCACAGTTTATGAAAGACAAGAAGAAGCTGATACACTAATTGAACAAATGACTCTTGATCAATGTCCTATTATACGTTATGGTGGCATGATTGCATTAGGGTTGGCATACAGTGGAACTATAAATAGCAAGGCAATCCGAAAACTACTTCACTTTGTTGCATCAGATGCGAGTCAAGATGTGAAGAGGACTGCAGCCTTATCTCTTGGGTTTGTCTTGTACTCTGAACCTGAGCAGGTTGACACCCATTTTTCTTTCAAATTCATACAAGGTTCAAGGAGAACTCGGTCTAGGAGACCCCGTTTTGACTTTTTTTGGTTTTTAATACATAAATGTTTATTACAGTAA